In the genome of Segatella copri, one region contains:
- a CDS encoding ATP-binding protein, with amino-acid sequence MKYPIGIQDFEKIIEGGYVYLDKTGLVYDLVQNGNIYFLCRPRRFGKSLLVSTLKYYFEGKKELFKGLAIDKLEKDWKQYPVFHLSFGGQNFVEPYALDKVLEEFVAMAERIYGREELAETLGSRFKAVLGKAHQKTGMRAVVLIDEYDKPLLDVMDMDIPVRETPNKMTLEEYNRNLLKGFYSVFKEADADLQFVLLTGVTKFSQVSVFSGFNQPDDISLDEHYEALCGITKEELYTTFREQIKAMAERYRVSEDEMKYKLKRKFDGYHFSSNMLDIYNPFSILNSLSKRRLSDFWFRTGTPTYLVRLLSHFKENLNELTGKYYPTSSFVDYRADVEAPLPMIYQSGYLTIKDWNMNMDSYLLDFPNDEVKNGFLTLVATSYLQPKESTDAFVLQVVSAMDVGDCKQLEKLLTSFFASIPYGQRRKDDEREKERYFQYTFYLVLRMISCFTVFIEKQQSEGRVDCVVETQNYIYIFEFKRDGLAEEALKQIEEMGYAREYAADGRKIYQIGCNFSSKTGTIDGWKMK; translated from the coding sequence GTTTATGATTTGGTGCAAAATGGCAATATATACTTTCTGTGTCGTCCTAGACGATTCGGAAAGTCGTTGCTCGTATCTACCTTGAAATACTATTTCGAGGGAAAAAAGGAGTTGTTCAAGGGCCTTGCCATCGATAAACTGGAGAAAGATTGGAAGCAATATCCTGTGTTCCATCTCTCTTTTGGTGGTCAAAACTTTGTAGAGCCTTATGCGTTAGACAAAGTGTTGGAGGAGTTTGTTGCCATGGCAGAACGTATCTATGGACGTGAGGAGTTGGCCGAGACTTTAGGCAGCCGCTTTAAGGCAGTGTTGGGGAAAGCTCATCAGAAGACAGGAATGAGGGCTGTCGTGCTAATTGATGAATACGATAAGCCGTTGTTGGACGTAATGGATATGGATATTCCTGTAAGAGAAACTCCGAATAAAATGACTTTGGAAGAGTATAATCGCAATCTTCTCAAAGGTTTTTATTCCGTTTTTAAGGAAGCCGATGCCGATTTGCAGTTTGTTTTGTTGACTGGCGTTACCAAGTTCTCTCAGGTGAGTGTGTTCAGCGGTTTTAACCAACCTGATGACATTAGCTTGGATGAGCACTATGAGGCTCTTTGTGGAATCACCAAGGAAGAATTATATACGACCTTTAGGGAGCAAATCAAGGCAATGGCAGAGAGATATAGGGTTTCAGAGGATGAGATGAAGTATAAGTTGAAACGTAAGTTCGACGGTTATCATTTTAGCTCTAACATGCTCGATATCTATAATCCGTTTAGTATCTTGAATTCCTTGAGCAAGAGGAGACTAAGCGACTTTTGGTTTCGTACTGGTACACCAACTTATTTGGTTCGCTTGCTTTCCCATTTTAAGGAGAATTTGAATGAGTTGACTGGCAAGTATTATCCAACAAGTAGTTTCGTGGATTATCGGGCAGATGTAGAAGCGCCATTGCCTATGATTTATCAGAGTGGCTATCTTACGATAAAGGATTGGAACATGAATATGGATTCCTATCTATTGGATTTTCCGAATGATGAGGTAAAAAATGGTTTCCTTACTTTGGTGGCTACTAGCTATTTACAGCCAAAAGAGTCGACTGATGCTTTTGTTTTACAAGTGGTGAGTGCTATGGACGTGGGCGATTGTAAACAGTTGGAGAAACTGCTCACTTCTTTCTTTGCCAGCATCCCTTATGGTCAACGCCGTAAGGATGACGAGCGAGAGAAAGAGCGCTATTTCCAATATACCTTCTATCTCGTATTGAGAATGATCAGCTGTTTCACGGTCTTCATCGAAAAGCAGCAAAGCGAAGGTAGGGTAGATTGCGTGGTTGAGACCCAGAACTATATCTACATCTTCGAGTTCAAGCGTGATGGTTTGGCAGAGGAAGCCCTGAAGCAGATAGAGGAAATGGGCTATGCTAGGGAATATGCAGCAGATGGCAGAAAGATTTATCAGATAGGCTGCAACTTCTCATCGAAGACGGGAACCATTGATGGGTGGAAAATGAAGTAG
- a CDS encoding UpxY family transcription antiterminator, whose protein sequence is MKVDEWASEDVHTSGGGELPPCAGLTSNALPEAQCTVSAESSQTGVSTRNAHIASKPKAQKEEDIPHWYALRTTYGREKKAYDYMTVKGITAFYPTTDTVKLIKGKRKVVTESRLPNIFFAYGTEEQLKSFVYDNVNLPFLRFYYRHVHVGRRIEKIPLIVPNYQMESLKIICAADADNTIVSFVEVSKFEKGQLVKVTEGAFKGVIGRVARWQGQQRVGVVVDDLVTVVTAYIPSAFIELIK, encoded by the coding sequence ATGAAAGTCGATGAATGGGCATCAGAAGATGTACACACCTCAGGAGGTGGTGAACTTCCTCCTTGCGCTGGACTTACCTCCAACGCCCTCCCCGAAGCTCAATGCACTGTTTCCGCTGAGAGTTCACAAACAGGGGTGTCCACCAGAAATGCCCATATAGCAAGTAAGCCTAAAGCACAAAAAGAGGAAGATATCCCTCATTGGTATGCCTTACGTACCACATATGGTAGAGAGAAAAAGGCATACGACTACATGACAGTCAAAGGCATCACTGCTTTCTATCCTACTACAGATACTGTAAAACTTATAAAAGGTAAGCGCAAAGTGGTTACCGAGTCACGTTTACCAAATATCTTCTTCGCCTATGGTACAGAAGAGCAACTCAAATCTTTCGTTTACGACAACGTAAACCTCCCATTTCTCCGCTTTTATTATCGTCACGTCCACGTTGGGCGCAGAATAGAGAAAATTCCATTGATTGTTCCCAACTATCAGATGGAAAGTCTCAAAATCATCTGTGCTGCCGATGCGGACAATACCATCGTGTCATTTGTCGAAGTGTCAAAGTTCGAGAAAGGACAATTGGTTAAGGTTACTGAAGGAGCGTTCAAAGGAGTGATAGGAAGAGTTGCACGCTGGCAAGGACAGCAGAGAGTTGGGGTTGTAGTAGATGACTTGGTGACAGTTGTGACAGCGTATATTCCAAGCGCGTTTATAGAGTTAATAAAATAA